A genomic stretch from Helianthus annuus cultivar XRQ/B chromosome 1, HanXRQr2.0-SUNRISE, whole genome shotgun sequence includes:
- the LOC110913543 gene encoding transcription factor MYB53 — MRTPNSDMDTGLRKGKWSHEEDQMLIAYISRYGIWNWSQMPRFAGLSRSGKSCRLRWMNYLKPNIKRGNFSNEEDEIILHSHSVLGNKWSAIASKLPGRTDSEVKNYWHAHLKKRVSRYNKNPETHEQNGESEFGCNNMDEMEQPVNHLNKVLESCLTYEDDSFPSSTSTITSKDQEVDFRYDYYDTSSPGTIDDLQSFWQQLSPFENLELGNTHLNMFSNDFF; from the exons ATGAGGACCCCAAATAGTGACATGGACACAGGTTTAAGGAAAGGAAAATGGAGCCATGAAGAAGATCAGATGCTTATTGCTTATATCAGTAGATATGGCATTTGGAACTGGTCCCAAATGCCAAGATTTGCTG GTTTGTCGAGATCTGGGAAGAGTTGTAGACTCCGTTGGATGAATTATCTGAAACCCAACATAAAGAGAGGAAACTTTTCAAACGAAGAAGATGAAATCATACTCCATTCGCATTCGGTTCTTGGCAATAA GTGGTCTGCAATTGCATCAAAACTTCCTGGAAGGACTGATAGTGAAGTAAAAAACTATTGGCATGCTCATCTAAAGAAACGTGTTAGTCGTTACAACAAGAATCCCGAAACACACGAGCAAAATGGCGAGAGTGAGTTCGGGTGCAATAACATGGACGAAATGGAACAGCCTGTTAATCATTTGAATAAAGTTTTAGAGTCTTGCTTGACTTATGAAGATGATAGTTTTCCATCTAGCACCAGTACTATAACTTCCAAAGATCAAGAAGTAGACTTTAGATATGATTATTATGACACAAGCTCACCAGGAACCATTGATGATCTTCAATCTTTCTGGCAACAGCTTTCCCCGTTTGAAAACTTGGAGCTTGGAAACACTCACCTGAACATGTTTTCTAATGACTTCTTTTAA